Proteins found in one Enterococcus sp. 9D6_DIV0238 genomic segment:
- a CDS encoding Fur family transcriptional regulator, producing the protein MDSTAALKKTKQQLHESGFKLTPQREATVLVLLENEKDHLSAEEIYFLVKQKSPEIGLATVYRTLEILTDLKVVDKVSFNDGLARYDLRKEGAKHFHHHLLCLECGNIQEVEEDLLGEVEQVIEQRYHFMVKDHRLTFHGICEECQQKKKNQTKE; encoded by the coding sequence ATGGATTCAACTGCTGCTTTAAAGAAAACGAAACAACAATTGCATGAATCTGGATTCAAACTAACGCCTCAACGAGAAGCAACGGTTTTAGTCTTACTAGAAAATGAAAAAGATCACTTATCAGCAGAAGAAATTTATTTTTTAGTCAAACAAAAAAGCCCTGAAATTGGTTTAGCAACTGTTTACCGCACACTGGAAATATTGACGGATCTAAAGGTCGTCGATAAAGTAAGTTTTAATGATGGATTAGCCCGTTATGATTTACGTAAAGAAGGTGCAAAGCATTTCCATCATCATTTGCTATGTTTGGAATGCGGCAATATTCAAGAAGTAGAAGAGGACCTTCTCGGTGAAGTCGAGCAAGTGATCGAGCAACGCTATCATTTCATGGTGAAAGATCATCGCTTAACCTTTCATGGTATTTGTGAAGAATGTCAGCAAAAAAAGAAAAATCAAACAAAAGAATAG
- a CDS encoding CvfB family protein — MNELLAKIFTALVIDENDGYYFLQKNGITFRLAKEEGAHEIGEAVEGFGYLNQKQEPEMTTVIPAARIGQFAFGTVTGTRRDLGAFVDIGLKDKDVVVSLDELPVMRELWPKKDDQLMIALKVDDKDRIWGELADEKLFKAMAKPGTEDLKNKNVSGIVYRLKMAGTFVLTDDFQIGFIHPSERYQEPRLGEKVNGRVIGVRPDGVLNLSLKPRGYEVISDDALMILTFLERAADHKIPFTDKSNPEEIKQTFGISKAQFKRAIGSLLKQGKIKQESGFTILLEKEEK, encoded by the coding sequence ATGAACGAATTATTAGCAAAAATTTTTACCGCATTGGTGATCGATGAAAATGACGGATATTACTTTTTACAAAAAAACGGGATCACTTTTCGTTTAGCAAAAGAAGAAGGAGCTCATGAAATCGGTGAGGCAGTTGAAGGATTCGGCTACTTAAATCAAAAACAAGAGCCGGAAATGACAACGGTGATCCCAGCAGCTCGAATCGGTCAATTTGCTTTCGGGACGGTAACGGGTACTAGAAGAGATCTGGGCGCTTTTGTCGATATTGGCTTAAAGGATAAGGATGTAGTAGTATCTCTTGATGAATTGCCTGTTATGCGCGAATTATGGCCTAAGAAAGATGACCAACTAATGATTGCACTCAAAGTCGATGACAAAGACCGTATTTGGGGTGAATTAGCAGATGAAAAATTGTTTAAAGCAATGGCTAAGCCTGGAACTGAAGACCTTAAAAACAAAAATGTCAGCGGCATCGTTTATCGTTTAAAGATGGCAGGTACTTTTGTTCTAACAGATGATTTTCAAATTGGCTTTATCCATCCTTCCGAACGTTATCAAGAGCCGCGTTTAGGTGAGAAAGTAAATGGCAGAGTCATTGGTGTGCGTCCTGATGGTGTGCTGAATCTTTCATTGAAACCTAGAGGATATGAAGTCATTAGTGATGATGCCCTGATGATTTTGACCTTCTTAGAAAGAGCCGCTGATCATAAAATCCCTTTTACTGATAAATCGAATCCTGAGGAAATCAAGCAGACATTCGGTATCAGCAAAGCTCAATTCAAGCGGGCGATCGGCAGCTTGCTAAAACAAGGGAAGATCAAGCAGGAATCTGGCTTTACTATTTTATTGGAAAAAGAAGAGAAATAA
- a CDS encoding AzlD domain-containing protein, translating into MMNNYVLLTILGCSLVTWIPRILPFLISKRIDFPKWFLRFLSFIPICILTALLFQSILEAQTTGFPRVKVIEALGCIPTLLVAIRTKDLMKTVLVGIVTVALLRIFLG; encoded by the coding sequence GTGATGAATAATTATGTGCTGCTGACTATTTTAGGATGTTCATTAGTTACTTGGATTCCGCGGATTTTACCGTTCCTGATCTCAAAACGTATAGATTTTCCTAAATGGTTTTTACGATTTTTATCGTTTATTCCTATTTGTATCTTGACTGCACTTTTATTTCAGAGTATTTTAGAGGCTCAGACAACAGGTTTCCCCCGGGTAAAAGTAATAGAAGCATTAGGCTGTATTCCCACTTTACTCGTAGCTATTCGTACGAAAGACTTAATGAAAACCGTTTTAGTCGGGATTGTAACGGTAGCTTTACTACGCATTTTTTTAGGCTAA
- a CDS encoding AzlC family ABC transporter permease, whose translation MEKKEYNTFKEGVMACVPTILGYLGIGIAAGVVGKNVGLSILEIALMSILVYAGGAQFIICGMLAIHSPVSAIIFTTFLVNLRHFLMSMSVAPYFKQEPLITSIGIGTLLTDESYGVLMSALNNENRVSSAWTHGLNITAYAAWIFATVIGGLLGTWIPDPNLLGLDFALVAMFAGLFILQLDDPIKKHTKETLIVLGTVIVSLYLFMGFFSPELSVLFSTLLGCTVGVVNYRDE comes from the coding sequence ATGGAAAAAAAAGAATATAACACATTCAAAGAAGGGGTAATGGCTTGTGTACCAACCATTTTAGGCTATTTAGGCATCGGAATCGCTGCAGGAGTCGTTGGGAAAAACGTTGGCCTATCGATTTTGGAAATTGCTTTAATGTCCATTTTGGTTTATGCCGGAGGTGCACAATTTATCATTTGCGGCATGCTTGCAATACATTCACCAGTTTCTGCAATTATCTTTACCACTTTTTTAGTAAATTTACGTCATTTTTTGATGAGCATGTCCGTTGCGCCATATTTTAAACAAGAGCCTCTGATCACAAGTATCGGGATCGGAACACTTCTGACAGATGAATCTTATGGGGTTTTGATGTCAGCTTTAAATAATGAAAATCGTGTCTCTTCGGCATGGACACACGGCTTGAATATCACAGCTTACGCTGCTTGGATTTTCGCCACCGTTATCGGAGGATTATTGGGTACTTGGATTCCAGATCCAAATTTACTTGGCTTGGATTTTGCGTTAGTTGCGATGTTTGCCGGCTTATTCATATTACAATTGGATGATCCAATAAAAAAACATACCAAAGAAACATTGATCGTTTTAGGAACGGTGATCGTTTCACTTTATCTATTTATGGGATTCTTTTCCCCAGAACTTTCTGTTTTATTTTCTACACTATTAGGTTGTACAGTTGGGGTGGTGAATTATCGTGATGAATAA
- a CDS encoding cell division site-positioning protein MapZ family protein, with protein sequence MTKQCPNCGTEIDNKEEVCPNCGHSFKEDQKSEKISTEETNTEATINEEESSSSFLNKEQNENIEWSELKDMSIGHVMTMFNEQQEDTSATAEEITNDSEEIVEEKKTNLEDTAALAQYINDHKNEEIKDELSSDEKTKDAEKTNENEELEEPMTSEETEQAAEPEVESTDKGQDEVKPIEEDKKQNEKPINNTSKEGISKFVKPEEKPIGPKALPKETTEIPSNSKKPEEIEMDAAPIFFKDGEEGSSSAKDHFAKPAAPSSKAEPKSDNPKPSKPKNYKKLSIILAAVVVLAGGSWFAYSQTQKKSSDGTKVSETNEKLASQTEKELNSYFTDDKQLFIKPEMVNLSPKTIKENLDTLKDDKDHKKLQTLYDKVTTKQAALSQVNELFDQPVISGNKLNDVAIKADKKVDISKYDEKDAFDKLINQGINQAIAQYDQLQKAKAAVEVVYKDNQTTEALTRETYNAAKAEVDQVKSETLRKPLTEALAKADQALTELETANAAQQQAASAQASGQSSAGNTAVYDEQGNTVQPANGGQPDASTFTPANADGVYTAPVYTADANDVSDMSNPAWVWAPGIQDKVIATCIERGYITAGNYSLQPARIIDGEGYYNLYGGDGQYLVTINAKTGWFKGNASRNAGR encoded by the coding sequence ATGACGAAACAATGTCCAAATTGCGGAACTGAAATAGATAATAAAGAAGAAGTCTGTCCAAACTGTGGTCATTCTTTTAAAGAAGACCAAAAAAGTGAAAAGATTTCAACTGAGGAAACGAACACTGAAGCGACGATCAATGAGGAAGAATCATCCTCAAGTTTTCTTAATAAGGAACAAAATGAAAATATTGAATGGTCTGAATTGAAAGATATGAGTATTGGTCATGTAATGACGATGTTCAATGAGCAGCAAGAAGATACAAGTGCGACTGCTGAGGAAATCACAAATGACTCTGAGGAAATAGTCGAAGAGAAAAAGACTAACCTCGAAGACACAGCTGCGTTAGCCCAATATATCAATGACCATAAAAATGAAGAAATAAAAGACGAGTTATCTTCTGATGAGAAAACAAAAGATGCTGAAAAGACCAATGAAAATGAAGAGCTTGAAGAGCCAATGACTTCTGAAGAGACAGAACAAGCGGCTGAGCCGGAAGTAGAATCTACTGATAAAGGACAAGATGAAGTGAAGCCTATAGAAGAGGATAAAAAGCAGAATGAAAAACCGATAAATAATACATCAAAAGAAGGAATTTCTAAATTCGTTAAACCAGAAGAAAAACCAATCGGTCCTAAAGCATTACCAAAAGAAACAACTGAAATCCCTTCAAATAGTAAAAAGCCAGAAGAAATCGAAATGGACGCAGCACCGATCTTTTTTAAAGATGGGGAAGAAGGATCGTCTTCTGCTAAAGATCATTTCGCTAAACCGGCGGCTCCATCTAGTAAAGCTGAACCTAAATCTGACAATCCAAAACCATCAAAACCAAAAAACTATAAAAAATTATCGATTATTTTGGCGGCGGTCGTAGTACTAGCAGGAGGATCGTGGTTTGCTTATAGCCAAACACAAAAGAAATCTTCTGATGGAACAAAAGTGTCTGAAACGAATGAAAAACTTGCTTCTCAAACAGAAAAAGAATTGAATAGTTATTTTACAGATGATAAACAGCTGTTTATCAAGCCGGAGATGGTCAATCTTAGTCCGAAAACCATCAAAGAAAATTTGGACACATTGAAAGATGATAAAGATCACAAAAAACTACAAACATTGTATGATAAAGTGACGACGAAGCAGGCTGCACTTTCACAGGTCAATGAGCTATTTGATCAACCAGTTATTTCTGGAAACAAATTAAATGATGTTGCAATCAAGGCCGATAAAAAAGTCGATATTAGTAAATATGATGAAAAAGATGCTTTTGACAAATTGATCAACCAAGGAATCAATCAAGCAATCGCACAATATGATCAATTACAAAAAGCCAAAGCTGCAGTTGAAGTTGTCTACAAGGATAACCAAACGACTGAAGCCTTGACAAGAGAAACCTATAATGCTGCAAAAGCCGAAGTCGATCAAGTCAAGAGTGAAACGTTACGTAAGCCGTTAACAGAAGCACTGGCAAAAGCTGATCAAGCATTGACTGAACTAGAAACAGCAAATGCAGCACAACAGCAAGCGGCATCTGCTCAAGCGAGCGGACAGTCGTCAGCGGGGAACACAGCAGTTTATGATGAGCAAGGAAATACTGTACAACCTGCAAATGGCGGACAACCAGATGCAAGTACATTCACACCCGCAAATGCTGATGGTGTTTATACAGCTCCTGTTTATACGGCAGATGCAAATGATGTTAGCGATATGAGTAACCCAGCATGGGTTTGGGCACCTGGGATTCAAGATAAAGTCATTGCTACTTGTATTGAACGTGGATACATTACAGCAGGTAATTACTCATTACAACCCGCTAGAATCATTGATGGGGAAGGCTATTATAACCTCTATGGTGGAGATGGTCAGTATTTAGTTACGATCAATGCTAAAACAGGCTGGTTCAAAGGAAATGCTTCAAGAAATGCTGGAAGATGA
- the rpoD gene encoding RNA polymerase sigma factor RpoD, whose amino-acid sequence MEKETEKKYAAALAAFIKKNKPKGTVFYDDLTNTLATPFTLNADEMEKLIQKVEDAGISVVDENGDPSEHSLKKDEKVAEKAQMEDLSAPTGVKINDPVRMYLKEIGRVQLLTAAEEVELALKIEEGDQEAKQRLAEANLRLVVSIAKRYVGRGMQFLDLIQEGNMGLMKAVEKFDYRKGFKFSTYATWWIRQAITRAIADQARTIRIPVHMVETINKLIRIQRQLLQDLGREPTPEEIGAEMDLPTEKVREILKIAQEPVSLETPIGEEDDSHLGDFIEDQDATSPAEHAAYELLKEQLEDVLDTLTDREENVLRLRFGLDDGRTRTLEEVGKVFGVTRERIRQIEAKALRKLRHPSRSKQLKDFLE is encoded by the coding sequence ATGGAAAAAGAAACAGAAAAAAAATATGCAGCTGCACTGGCAGCCTTTATCAAGAAAAACAAGCCTAAAGGAACTGTTTTTTATGATGATTTAACAAACACATTAGCAACACCATTTACATTGAATGCAGATGAAATGGAAAAATTGATTCAAAAAGTTGAAGACGCTGGAATCAGTGTTGTAGATGAAAATGGCGACCCTAGTGAACATAGTCTGAAAAAAGATGAAAAAGTTGCTGAAAAGGCCCAAATGGAAGATTTATCTGCTCCTACGGGTGTCAAGATCAATGACCCTGTGCGTATGTACCTAAAAGAAATCGGCCGCGTTCAATTACTGACAGCGGCAGAAGAAGTTGAACTTGCCTTGAAGATCGAAGAAGGCGATCAAGAAGCGAAACAGCGTTTAGCTGAAGCTAACTTACGTTTGGTTGTTTCTATTGCAAAACGTTATGTTGGCCGTGGTATGCAGTTCCTTGATTTGATTCAAGAAGGAAATATGGGCTTGATGAAAGCCGTTGAAAAATTTGATTATCGTAAAGGGTTCAAGTTTTCAACCTATGCGACTTGGTGGATCCGTCAAGCAATCACACGTGCGATCGCTGACCAAGCAAGAACGATCCGGATTCCAGTGCATATGGTAGAAACGATCAATAAATTGATCCGAATCCAACGTCAATTACTGCAAGATTTAGGCAGAGAACCAACGCCGGAAGAAATCGGAGCAGAAATGGATCTACCTACTGAAAAAGTACGTGAGATTCTAAAAATCGCTCAAGAGCCAGTTTCTTTAGAAACACCGATCGGTGAAGAGGACGATTCTCATCTTGGTGATTTTATCGAGGATCAAGATGCAACAAGTCCGGCTGAACATGCAGCTTATGAATTGTTGAAGGAACAATTAGAAGATGTCTTAGACACACTAACTGACCGTGAAGAAAATGTTCTTCGTTTGCGTTTCGGTTTAGATGACGGACGTACTCGCACATTAGAAGAAGTTGGAAAAGTTTTTGGTGTAACTCGTGAGCGTATTCGTCAAATCGAAGCGAAAGCATTGCGTAAATTACGCCATCCATCTCGTTCTAAACAATTGAAAGACTTTTTAGAATAA
- the dnaG gene encoding DNA primase: MAQRIPQEVIEEVRQRTNIVDVVGQYVQLKKSGKNYMGLCPFHEERSPSFSVAEDKQIFHCFGCGKGGTVFNFLQEIEGISFPESVKRVAELENIPVSIDWSNSYDADTAENSQNRKLIELHKKAADLYHHVLMNTQIGEPALNYLLERGLTKELIETFKIGFAPKKRDFLSQVFQNEQTAEELFKESGLFIQRDNGEFLDRFYQRVMFPINDDRGNIIAFSGRLLKTEDFSGEDMPKYLNSPETVLFNKRDTLFNFDKARKEIRKENTVFLFEGFMDVLAAWQAGITSGVASMGTSLTNEQIRKLERVAQELVICYDGDKAGIEATNRAISLLSDHSRFKLSIVSIPEKLDPDEYLRKYGSDSFRELALHGRETVFSFKMQYHRLSRNMNNEKEQLDYVNDLLQELLLVQSPLEKDRYLNQLAQEFQLSFHSLEEQLRQLETQQRSVKRSERQQATAPPPVLEIDGMIEPPEFFEEEAMPSAQNKLPLTQVEKAERTLIYRLMNEQGIRNQVMQLADFSFAHDQYQELYLLLDGYMSIHSDFLLADFVDYLKEDSTKKLAIDISLQKISEESSDREIADVIRVIQNSSLEEQISLKQQQKKEAERIGNKQLVDELSIEVIGLVRQLQKSRTAS; the protein is encoded by the coding sequence GTGGCACAAAGAATTCCTCAAGAAGTGATCGAGGAAGTGAGGCAACGAACAAACATCGTTGATGTTGTTGGACAGTACGTTCAATTGAAAAAATCCGGCAAGAACTATATGGGTCTATGTCCGTTCCACGAAGAACGTTCCCCTTCATTTTCGGTAGCAGAAGACAAGCAGATATTTCACTGTTTTGGTTGCGGAAAAGGTGGAACTGTTTTTAATTTTCTACAAGAAATAGAAGGAATCAGTTTTCCTGAGTCGGTAAAAAGAGTCGCGGAGCTTGAAAATATTCCGGTATCTATCGACTGGAGCAATTCTTATGATGCGGATACAGCTGAAAATAGCCAAAATCGTAAATTGATCGAGCTGCATAAAAAAGCTGCTGATTTATATCACCATGTATTGATGAACACGCAAATCGGCGAGCCTGCGTTGAACTATTTACTAGAACGTGGCTTGACGAAAGAGTTGATTGAAACATTTAAAATCGGCTTTGCTCCGAAAAAAAGAGATTTTTTAAGCCAGGTTTTCCAAAATGAACAAACAGCCGAAGAATTGTTTAAAGAATCAGGTTTATTTATTCAAAGAGACAACGGTGAATTTTTGGATCGTTTTTATCAGCGTGTGATGTTTCCTATCAATGATGATCGTGGAAATATTATTGCTTTTTCTGGACGATTGCTCAAAACAGAAGATTTTTCTGGCGAAGACATGCCTAAATACCTCAATAGTCCCGAGACCGTCTTATTCAATAAAAGAGATACACTCTTTAACTTTGATAAGGCCCGTAAAGAAATTCGTAAAGAGAATACAGTCTTTTTGTTCGAAGGCTTTATGGATGTGCTTGCTGCTTGGCAGGCTGGCATCACTAGTGGTGTTGCCTCGATGGGAACCAGTTTGACGAATGAACAAATCCGAAAGCTAGAGCGAGTCGCTCAAGAACTTGTTATTTGTTACGATGGGGATAAAGCAGGGATCGAAGCAACCAATCGGGCGATTTCCTTATTAAGTGACCATAGTCGTTTTAAGTTGAGTATCGTTAGTATCCCGGAAAAGCTTGACCCGGATGAGTATTTAAGGAAATACGGCAGTGATTCTTTTCGTGAGCTTGCACTTCATGGTCGCGAGACAGTTTTCAGCTTTAAAATGCAGTATCATCGTTTATCAAGAAATATGAACAACGAAAAAGAACAGCTGGACTATGTTAATGATTTACTCCAAGAGCTGCTACTTGTTCAGTCACCATTAGAAAAAGACCGTTATCTGAACCAACTTGCTCAGGAATTTCAATTATCCTTTCATTCTTTGGAAGAACAGTTGAGACAACTTGAAACACAACAGCGTTCCGTCAAAAGAAGCGAACGACAGCAAGCAACAGCACCGCCGCCTGTTTTAGAAATAGACGGGATGATCGAACCACCTGAATTTTTTGAAGAAGAAGCGATGCCGTCTGCTCAAAATAAATTGCCTTTGACTCAAGTAGAAAAGGCAGAGCGAACATTGATTTATCGTTTAATGAATGAACAGGGGATTCGTAATCAGGTCATGCAGCTGGCTGACTTTAGTTTTGCTCATGATCAGTATCAAGAATTATATTTACTTTTGGATGGCTATATGAGTATTCATAGTGATTTTTTACTAGCTGATTTTGTTGATTATTTGAAAGAAGATTCGACAAAGAAACTCGCTATTGATATCTCTCTTCAAAAGATTTCTGAAGAAAGTTCGGATCGTGAAATTGCAGATGTCATACGAGTGATCCAAAATTCCAGCTTGGAAGAACAAATTTCTTTGAAACAACAGCAAAAAAAGGAAGCAGAACGTATCGGCAACAAACAATTAGTTGATGAATTATCCATTGAAGTCATCGGCTTAGTAAGACAATTGCAAAAAAGTCGTACAGCCTCTTAA
- a CDS encoding SPFH domain-containing protein, with protein sequence MVIIVQQGEVKIVESFGKYVKTIDPGLHFLIPVLYKVRGRVSLKQTPLEIESQSVITRDNVIVEVDEAIKYHVTDVRAFVYDNEDSVTSMIQDCQSNLRGIIGKMDLNEVLNGTEEINVSLFESVKDITAGYGLSIDRINIGEISVSDEIVNSMNKLITASRDKESTITISEGRKQSIILDSEANASQMQIDAEARAKQTKIDAEARAERTKIDAEAEAERIRITTEAERQRIFALNQAIKDSDLNDQALAYLGIEAFKEVVKSDTNTVILPSNMTELGNIPVAKELWSAQDKKEHSTPEL encoded by the coding sequence ATGGTGATCATTGTACAGCAGGGAGAAGTGAAGATCGTTGAAAGCTTTGGTAAATATGTTAAAACGATCGATCCAGGGCTTCATTTTCTAATTCCTGTACTTTACAAGGTTAGAGGAAGAGTATCACTAAAGCAAACGCCTTTAGAAATCGAGTCTCAAAGCGTGATTACCAGAGACAATGTAATCGTGGAAGTTGATGAAGCAATCAAGTACCATGTAACCGATGTTCGTGCATTTGTTTATGACAACGAAGATTCTGTGACTTCGATGATTCAAGATTGTCAATCAAATCTACGCGGTATCATTGGGAAAATGGATTTGAATGAAGTACTGAATGGTACGGAAGAAATCAATGTGAGTTTATTCGAAAGTGTCAAAGACATTACTGCTGGGTACGGCTTATCTATCGATAGAATCAATATCGGAGAAATCTCAGTTTCAGATGAAATCGTTAATTCAATGAATAAATTGATCACCGCCAGTAGAGATAAAGAATCAACGATCACTATTTCTGAAGGTAGAAAGCAATCGATTATTTTGGATTCTGAAGCGAATGCGTCGCAAATGCAGATCGATGCTGAAGCACGTGCTAAACAGACAAAAATCGACGCTGAAGCTCGAGCTGAACGTACGAAAATCGATGCCGAAGCCGAAGCAGAAAGAATTCGCATTACAACTGAAGCCGAAAGACAAAGGATTTTTGCATTGAATCAGGCAATCAAGGATAGTGATTTAAATGATCAAGCCTTAGCTTATCTTGGAATAGAAGCATTTAAAGAAGTGGTGAAAAGTGATACTAATACAGTGATCTTACCAAGCAATATGACTGAATTAGGAAATATTCCTGTAGCAAAAGAATTATGGTCCGCTCAAGATAAGAAAGAGCATTCGACTCCAGAACTTTAA